The Acropora muricata isolate sample 2 chromosome 5, ASM3666990v1, whole genome shotgun sequence genome includes a window with the following:
- the LOC136917185 gene encoding uncharacterized protein isoform X1, with the protein MSVKHSVVVLAASLFAWVNCASDQTCASMQSWFPGTNPLTFADNLPYKLSVTGGAYYPSSEHTVYLNGSITNEMKMRGFVGFIIYAENSVPEYPNGHFVTENLPPGVEVVNCSNLLIVQNSTNVGNWTSVKLLWKAPKDGHLAGNITFRASVVEQTSPQILYYEGFRAHLGYQCPMVKCVPCSSDIYLSDSYGCQGCQCGDDICANTTCPFNGICGPSGDGKRADCNCNISCVEIYRPVCGTDGETHSNECKMKARACEKQKEIKKDYNGECIAGAAGNLTFSTLMLMMNVLAVLWFFVLGDLCN; encoded by the exons ATGTCTGTGAAGCACTCAGTTGTTGTGTTGGCAGCAAGCCTTTTTGCATGGGTAAACTGTGCAAGTGACCAAACCTGTGCTAGTATGCAAAGCTGGTTTCCTGGCACCAACCCTCTTACCTTTGCTGATAATTTGCCATACAAGTTGAGCGTCACAGGAGGTGCTTATTACCCTAGCAGTGAACACACAG TTTACCTGAATGGCTCAATaaccaatgaaatgaaaatgagaGGTTTTGTTGGCTTTATTATCTATGCTGAAAATTCTGTCCCAGAATACCCCAATGGCCATTTTGTCACTGAGAATTTGCCTCCTGGAGTTGAGGTGGTTAACTGTAGCAATCTCCTG ATAGTGCAAAACTCGACAAACGTTGGAAACTGGACAAGTGTGAAACTATTGTGGAAAGCACCTAAGGATGGCCATTTAGCCGGAAACATTACATTCAG GGCAAGTGTTGTGGAACAGACAAGTCCTCAGATCCTGTATTATGAAGGCTTCAGGGCACATCtgggat ATCAATGTCCAATGGTAAAGTGTGTGCCATGCTCCAGTGACATTTATTTGTCTGATAGCTATGGATGTCAAGGTTGTCAGTGTGGAG ACGACATTTGCGCCAATACAACTTGTCCATTCAATGGAATTTGTGGGCCAAGCGGAGATGGCAAGAGAGCAGATTGCAATTGTAATATCAGTTGTGTCGAAATCTATCGACCAGTTTGCGGGACAGATGGAGAAACACACAGCAATGAATGTAAGATGAAAGCTCGCGCATGTGAAAAACAGAAGGAAATCAAGAAGGATTACAACGGCGAATGCA TTGCAGGCGCCgctggaaacttgaccttttcCACCCTGATGTTGATGATGAATGTCTTGGCGGTCCTGTGGTTTTTCGTGTTGGGTGACCTGTGTAATTGA
- the LOC136917185 gene encoding uncharacterized protein isoform X2, whose translation MSVKHSVVVLAASLFAWVNCASDQTCASMQSWFPGTNPLTFADNLPYKLSVTGGAYYPSSEHTVYLNGSITNEMKMRGFVGFIIYAENSVPEYPNGHFVTENLPPGVEVVNCSNLLIVQNSTNVGNWTSVKLLWKAPKDGHLAGNITFRASVVEQTSPQILYYEGFRAHLGYQCPMVKCVPCSSDIYLSDSYGCQGCQCGDDICANTTCPFNGICGPSGDGKRADCNCNISCVEIYRPVCGTDGETHSNECKMKARACEKQKEIKKDYNGECSAAGNLTFSTLMLMMNVLAVLWFFVLGDLCN comes from the exons ATGTCTGTGAAGCACTCAGTTGTTGTGTTGGCAGCAAGCCTTTTTGCATGGGTAAACTGTGCAAGTGACCAAACCTGTGCTAGTATGCAAAGCTGGTTTCCTGGCACCAACCCTCTTACCTTTGCTGATAATTTGCCATACAAGTTGAGCGTCACAGGAGGTGCTTATTACCCTAGCAGTGAACACACAG TTTACCTGAATGGCTCAATaaccaatgaaatgaaaatgagaGGTTTTGTTGGCTTTATTATCTATGCTGAAAATTCTGTCCCAGAATACCCCAATGGCCATTTTGTCACTGAGAATTTGCCTCCTGGAGTTGAGGTGGTTAACTGTAGCAATCTCCTG ATAGTGCAAAACTCGACAAACGTTGGAAACTGGACAAGTGTGAAACTATTGTGGAAAGCACCTAAGGATGGCCATTTAGCCGGAAACATTACATTCAG GGCAAGTGTTGTGGAACAGACAAGTCCTCAGATCCTGTATTATGAAGGCTTCAGGGCACATCtgggat ATCAATGTCCAATGGTAAAGTGTGTGCCATGCTCCAGTGACATTTATTTGTCTGATAGCTATGGATGTCAAGGTTGTCAGTGTGGAG ACGACATTTGCGCCAATACAACTTGTCCATTCAATGGAATTTGTGGGCCAAGCGGAGATGGCAAGAGAGCAGATTGCAATTGTAATATCAGTTGTGTCGAAATCTATCGACCAGTTTGCGGGACAGATGGAGAAACACACAGCAATGAATGTAAGATGAAAGCTCGCGCATGTGAAAAACAGAAGGAAATCAAGAAGGATTACAACGGCGAATGCA GCGCCgctggaaacttgaccttttcCACCCTGATGTTGATGATGAATGTCTTGGCGGTCCTGTGGTTTTTCGTGTTGGGTGACCTGTGTAATTGA